One Scomber japonicus isolate fScoJap1 chromosome 1, fScoJap1.pri, whole genome shotgun sequence DNA window includes the following coding sequences:
- the marchf7 gene encoding E3 ubiquitin-protein ligase MARCH7, whose protein sequence is MDSRSRRLPFCLSSSRSSYTPSPTVSSSSLASSSRLYSREPVLSNDRFPRASSAYKTDLDQQNSRLLSSSRDYSSSDSRSSSWKLPSTLTSSTRSYDRPWAESSLSSRSKLTDSEARLGMRTGLLTATDDGESKRAKLSYTNRGLYSRTASNSVTGSTYSSSGLSSSRGTDEKHSDRYDSSWSSCRLLSRSSSSSSKPLSSRRELETKNEPSLSGLGERRIRTPGLTSSLYQTDRVTSTYAQGARPKETTYSPTSSSSSSSSSSSSSSSARESSLSRHLSSSSSYRSSPLTRDFSNRSTSHFLNGSSSLHSSQEHTGNSERTSNISSSYSSHTPWYATPTARPEAKLPPRPAPEVGEPEGRRSTRRLLSRLFSRRSSQDSSSGSSSVRSLDDDTPSTGGESVDSDEGTKMSSVEPDTGSSEATPSGLRHRRVDLAPIQENNNDGYRSSLARARMALQRESGVSSSANTSSGGSSSSSWLSSSLRGRCPPLLARLRRHARDESTHSAAGLEESYSRPQHLLRRWDDLEHKVSQEDDDEDEEEEEEEEEVEGAVGLDAFGAGRPCRLEDDTLPELEDASVEISPRHRDGVFENISVSRSPLGGVESPLDGQKEKPISTRDQEKLRKIKERLLLEDSDEEEGDLCRICQMGEESASNPLIQPCRCTGSLQYVHQECIKRWLCSKIGSGTNLEAITTCELCKEKLRLNIDNFDIQELYRTHVQSEYDEFISSGLYLVVLLHFCEQRFSDVLGAVDAAGLFNLVRILHEHMDNLEIPHGESDEEAHDSRPSIEFSDLDDDLEEEY, encoded by the exons ATGGACTCCAGGTCTCGCAGACTTCCCTTTTGTCTGTCCAGCTCAAGGTCGTCCTACACGCCCAGTCCAACAGTCTCCTCCTCGTCTCTTGCCTCCAGCAGTAGGTTGTACAGTAGGGAGCCGGTGCTGAGCAATGACCGCTTCCCGAGGGCATCGTCAGCTTACAAAACAGACCTGGACCAACAG aattctCGTCTCCTGAGCTCATCCAGAGACTACAGCAGCTCTGACAGTCGCTCCAGCAGCTGGAAGTTGCCCTCCACTCTGACATCCTCCACCAGATCTTATGACCGCCCGTGGGCTGAATCCTCTCTCAGCAGCAGAAGCAAACTG ACTGATTCTGAGGCGAGGTTGGGGATGCGCACAGGTCTGTTGACCGCCACTGATGACGGAGAATCTAAAAGGGCCAAATTGTCATACACAAACAGAGGACTGTATTCAAGAACGGCCAGCAACTCAGTTACAGGATCCACCTATTCCAGTAGTGGGCTCAGCAGTAGCAGAG GCACAGATGAAAAACACAGTGACAGGTATGATTCATCGTGGAGCTCGTGCCGTTTACTCTCACgttcatcatcttcctcctcaaAACCGCTGTCATCCAGGAGAGAGCTCGAGACAAAGAACGAACCCAGTCTCTCAGGTTTGGGAGAAAGAAGGATCAGGACTCCTGGATTGACTTCCTCATTGT ATCAGACAGATAGGGTCACTTCCACATATGCACAGGGAGCTCGGCCTAAAGAGACTACCTATTCTCcaacctcctcttcttcctcttcctcttcctcctcctcctcctcctcctctgccaggGAAAGCTCCCTAAGTCGCCacctctcatcttcctcctcctaccgATCTTCTCCTCTGACACGTGACTTCAGCAACAGAAGCACATCCCATTTCTTGAACGGCTCATCCAGCCTCCACTCATCTCAGGAACACACAGGAAACTCTGAACGCACCTCAAacatctcctcctcttactcctcccACACCCCCTGGTATGCCACTCCTACAGCCAGACCAGAAGCCAAGCTCCCTCCAAGGCCGGCTCCTGAAGTTGGAGAACCAGAGGGCCGCCGTTCCACCCGACGCCTTCTCTCCCGTCTCTTTTCACGGCGCTCTAGCCAAGACTCTTCTAGCGGATCTTCTAGTGTTCGCTCCCTTGACGATGACACTCCATCAACTGGTGGAGAGTCTGTGGACAGTGATGAAGGAACCAAGATGTCGAGTGTGGAGCCTGACACTGGAAGCTCAGAGGCAACCCCGTCTGGCCTCAGGCATCGCAGAGTGGACCTCGCCCCTATCCAGGAAAACAACAATGATGGCTATCGTAGTAGCCTGGCCCGTGCCAGAATGGCACTGCAGAGAGAGTCTGGCGTAAGCAGTAGTGCTAACACCAGCAGTGGAGGAAGCAGCAGCTCTTCCTggctttcttcctccctccgggGCCGCTGCCCCCCTCTCCTCGCTCGCCTCAGAAGACACGCCAGGGACGAGAGCACACACTCAGCTGCAGGCTTGGAGGAAAGCTACAGCCGTCCACAGCACTTACTGAGAAGGTGGGATGACCTCGAGCATAAAGTATCACAggaggatgatgacgaggatgaggaggaggaagaagaagaagaagaggtagaAGGAGCAGTCGGTTTGGATGCCTTTGGTGCAGGTCGTCCCTGCAGACTCGAGGACGACACGCTACCTGAACTGGAGGATGCCTCAGTTGAAATCTCGCCACGTCACAGAGACGGCGTATTTGAAAACATTTCCGTGTCTAGGAGTCCATTGGGTGGAGTGGAGAGTCCTCTGGATGGGCAGAAAGAGAAACCCATCTCTACTAGGGATCAAGAAAAGCTTCGCAAGATTAAGGAGAG ACTGTTGCTGGAAGACTCtgatgaagaagaaggggaTCTGTGCAGAATCTGCCAGATGGGGGAAGAATCGGCATCCAACCCTCTGATTCAGCCATGCCGCTGTACTGGCAGTCTGCAGTACGTCCACCAGGAATGCATTAAGAGGTGGCTTTGCTCCAAAATTGGCTCCG gCACAAATCTGGAGGCCATCACAACGTGTGAACTCTGCAAGGAGAAGCTGCGTTTGAACATAGACAACTTTGACATTCAGGAGTTATACAGGACTCATGTACAG TCAGAATATGATGAGTTCATCAGCAGCGGCCTCTATCTGGTGGTGCTGTTGCATTTCTGTGAGCAGCGGTTCTCTGATGTGCTGGGGGCAGTCGATGCAGCCGGG TTATTCAACCTGGTGCGAATTCTTCACGAACACATGGACAATCTTGAAA TTCCCCATGGGGAAAGCGATGAGGAGGCACACGACAGCAGACCGTCTATTGAGTTTTCTGACCTGGACGACGATCTGGAAGAGGAGTACTAA